Proteins from a single region of Rhodovibrio salinarum DSM 9154:
- the fabG gene encoding 3-oxoacyl-ACP reductase FabG: protein MSEQPPRRALVTGGSGAIGGAICRTLAAQGTEVIVHANTNLAGAETVVEAIRAEGGRAQAVAFDVTDADATQAALERLGADGTIRIAVHAAGIHADATMAGMDRASWNRVVDVSLNGFYNVVQPLLLPMTRGRWGRVIAVSSISGILGNRGQTNYAAAKAGQHGAIKSLAQEVASRGITANAVAPGVIATPDTEASFDPARIKELVPMRRAGQPEEVAELVGFLASDKASYITGQVIAVAGGLA, encoded by the coding sequence ATGAGCGAACAACCGCCGCGCCGGGCGCTGGTGACCGGCGGCAGCGGGGCGATCGGCGGGGCCATCTGCCGGACCCTGGCCGCCCAGGGCACTGAGGTCATCGTCCACGCCAACACCAACCTTGCCGGTGCCGAAACGGTTGTAGAGGCGATCCGCGCCGAGGGCGGCCGGGCGCAAGCGGTCGCCTTCGATGTCACCGACGCGGACGCGACGCAGGCCGCGCTCGAACGGCTCGGCGCGGACGGGACGATCCGGATCGCGGTGCACGCCGCCGGCATCCACGCCGACGCCACGATGGCCGGCATGGACCGGGCGAGCTGGAACCGGGTCGTCGACGTCTCGCTGAACGGCTTCTACAACGTCGTGCAGCCGCTCTTGCTGCCGATGACGCGAGGGCGCTGGGGCCGGGTGATCGCGGTTTCCTCGATCTCCGGCATCCTGGGCAACCGTGGGCAGACCAACTACGCCGCCGCCAAGGCCGGCCAGCACGGCGCGATCAAGTCGCTCGCCCAGGAAGTCGCCAGCCGCGGCATCACCGCCAACGCAGTCGCGCCGGGCGTGATCGCCACGCCGGACACCGAAGCCAGTTTCGACCCGGCGCGGATCAAGGAGCTGGTCCCGATGCGCCGCGCCGGCCAGCCGGAAGAGGTCGCCGAGCTGGTCGGCTTCCTCGCCTCCGACAAGGCCTCCTACATCACCGGTCAGGTGATCGCGGTCGCCGGGGGACTGGCTTAG
- a CDS encoding glycosyltransferase family 2 protein — MSACDVSLDSGEDAQEADRMAPAGEPGALVRERPSVGRCVALIPAYNEAATIADLIRRVRAQLAEVIVVDDGSHDATAAEAGRLDVQLIRHAENAGKGTSLIDGLAAARTAGFDAVVTLDADGQHRTRDIPRLLSWAAPDMLVLGSRVHDTAEMPRARRIANRIAGFFISWAAGQRIGDTQCGLRVYPGGLVDRLDLPARRSGFVFESEVLIEAARRGWRIVEVPVPAVYPARPPRHSYYRPLADTLAITAMVTGKLLARGFDPAGLVRVLRADRRHGTVDAEHRP, encoded by the coding sequence ATGAGCGCCTGCGACGTCAGTCTCGATTCGGGGGAGGACGCGCAGGAAGCCGACCGGATGGCCCCGGCTGGGGAGCCCGGCGCGTTGGTGCGTGAGCGCCCGTCGGTGGGTCGCTGTGTCGCCCTGATCCCGGCTTACAACGAAGCGGCCACGATTGCCGATCTGATCCGGCGGGTGCGGGCCCAGCTGGCCGAGGTGATCGTGGTGGACGACGGCTCCCACGACGCCACGGCGGCGGAAGCGGGTCGGCTCGACGTTCAGCTGATCCGCCATGCCGAGAACGCCGGCAAGGGGACGAGCCTGATCGATGGGCTTGCAGCCGCACGCACGGCCGGCTTCGACGCCGTCGTGACGCTGGACGCCGATGGCCAGCACCGTACCCGCGATATTCCCCGGCTGTTGAGCTGGGCGGCGCCGGACATGCTAGTGCTGGGCAGCCGGGTGCACGATACGGCTGAAATGCCGCGCGCGCGTCGGATCGCCAATCGGATCGCGGGCTTTTTTATTTCCTGGGCTGCTGGGCAGCGGATCGGGGACACGCAGTGCGGCCTGCGCGTCTATCCGGGCGGCTTGGTCGACCGGCTGGATTTGCCGGCACGCCGGAGCGGCTTCGTATTCGAGAGCGAGGTGCTGATCGAGGCCGCCCGCCGCGGCTGGCGGATCGTCGAGGTGCCGGTGCCCGCCGTTTATCCCGCCCGGCCGCCGCGCCACAGCTATTACCGGCCGCTTGCCGATACCCTGGCGATCACCGCGATGGTGACGGGCAAGCTCTTGGCCCGCGGTTTCGATCCTGCGGGCTTGGTGCGCGTATTGCGCGCCGACCGCCGGCATGGGACCGTAGATGCGGAGCACCGGCCATAG
- a CDS encoding NAD(P)/FAD-dependent oxidoreductase: MTQPPDDSGAPDPSGPADVAVIGGGPGGATVATLLARRGRSVVLYEKAQHPRFHVGESLLPKTVPLLEDLGVHDQVRAMGTFKPGAEFVAPKHGRRQVFRFDQALDPNPGHAYHVERASFDALLLNNAAANGVTVHQRTEVVSAAPRLGDSVLTVDDGIGRRTDRARFVIDASGRDGLLARKLTNRQPDRMHNTAAIFAHLRGVSRDNWGLDGDIAVCWFDQGWIWMIPLPDGRVSVGAVCGPEHFKRRRGSLEDFYTETLQRSAEVWEMVQHAERVSPVRGTGNYSYCADRMYGDGYLLLGDSYCFLDPVFSSGVHLAMIGAQSAAAAIDRLLDHPARGARLLRRHQKLVEGDLKRISWFIRRFNTPALQRMFMNPRNLLGVRRAVLSVLAGDTRHGLNLDLRLAAFRLFYWLEQRRDPEQSPAAIAPPEPAE, from the coding sequence GTGACCCAACCGCCCGATGACTCAGGCGCGCCCGACCCCAGCGGACCCGCCGACGTTGCCGTCATCGGCGGGGGGCCGGGCGGGGCCACCGTGGCCACCTTGCTGGCGCGGCGCGGGCGTTCCGTTGTGCTGTACGAGAAGGCGCAGCATCCCCGATTCCACGTCGGTGAATCGCTGCTGCCCAAGACGGTGCCGTTGCTGGAGGATCTGGGCGTGCACGATCAGGTGCGCGCGATGGGCACCTTCAAGCCGGGGGCGGAGTTCGTCGCACCCAAGCATGGCCGCCGCCAGGTATTCCGCTTCGATCAGGCACTCGATCCCAACCCGGGACATGCCTACCATGTCGAGCGCGCGTCGTTCGATGCCCTGCTGCTGAACAATGCCGCAGCCAACGGGGTGACCGTGCATCAGCGCACCGAGGTGGTCAGCGCCGCGCCGAGGCTGGGCGACAGCGTCCTGACGGTGGACGACGGTATCGGCCGGCGCACCGACCGCGCGCGCTTCGTGATCGACGCCTCCGGGCGTGATGGCCTGCTGGCGCGCAAGCTCACCAACCGGCAGCCCGACCGCATGCACAACACCGCTGCGATCTTCGCCCATTTGCGTGGGGTCTCACGGGACAACTGGGGGCTCGACGGCGACATCGCGGTGTGCTGGTTCGACCAGGGGTGGATCTGGATGATCCCGCTGCCGGACGGACGCGTTTCGGTCGGCGCTGTCTGCGGGCCCGAGCACTTCAAGCGCCGGCGGGGCAGCCTGGAGGACTTCTATACCGAGACCCTGCAACGCAGTGCCGAGGTCTGGGAGATGGTCCAGCACGCCGAGCGCGTGAGCCCGGTGCGCGGGACCGGCAATTACAGCTACTGCGCCGACCGGATGTACGGCGACGGATATCTCCTGCTGGGCGATAGCTATTGCTTCCTCGATCCCGTGTTCTCCAGTGGCGTGCACCTGGCGATGATCGGGGCGCAGTCGGCTGCCGCGGCGATTGATCGCCTGCTCGATCATCCCGCGCGCGGGGCGCGCCTGTTGCGCCGCCACCAGAAGCTGGTGGAAGGCGATCTGAAGCGGATTTCCTGGTTCATCCGCCGGTTCAACACGCCGGCGTTGCAGCGTATGTTCATGAACCCGCGCAACCTTCTGGGCGTGCGCCGGGCGGTCCTGTCGGTGCTGGCCGGCGACACCCGCCACGGTCTCAACCTGGACCTGCGGTTGGCGGCCTTCCGTTTGTTCTATTGGCTGGAGCAACGCCGCGATCCGGAGCAGAGCCCCGCGGCCATCGCGCCGCCGGAGCCGGCGGAATGA
- a CDS encoding DUF1328 domain-containing protein, giving the protein MLGWSLTFLVIALIAAGLGFGGVAGTAAGIAKVLFVIFLVLFAVSLIRGLLR; this is encoded by the coding sequence ATGTTGGGTTGGTCTCTGACGTTTCTCGTGATCGCACTGATCGCCGCCGGGCTGGGCTTCGGCGGTGTTGCCGGTACGGCTGCCGGGATCGCGAAGGTCCTGTTTGTTATCTTCCTGGTGTTGTTCGCGGTGTCGTTGATCCGCGGCCTGTTGCGCTGA